The Saccharomyces kudriavzevii IFO 1802 strain IFO1802 genome assembly, chromosome: 6 genome contains the following window.
TACTTACAAATGGGGGGTGGAGCCAATACGACGTGAACAGAGTATTCAACTAGACGCATAGAACagtatttgaaaatggGTAGTATTCGCTTGGTACATAAGCTATATCAGTACTATCAACTATCCACGAGCTTTTTGTATGCGGCGTTATTGGCAAGGTGGTTGATACTGATGCCCTTGGTGGGGTCTCGGTTCTTACCGGGAGGGATTCACGAATTCCTAATATATTTGGTTCTTTGCTCGAGCGTCGTGGAAACGCTTTGGCTGCTCAAATTTTATGGATTCAGGAATGGTTtatattcaagaacttttttgaaggacCTAAATTTTATCTACCTAGTCAGAGTGATCCATTTCTATGACGATTATGAGCACGCATTGGTTCTGAAAAATGCATCATATTCCAGTTTCATCATCTGCTTGTCTCTATCACAAGCATACTGTCATTGGTGCAAGCTTTTCAAACGTAAAGGTGTGAAGGAAAGGACATTAGTTTGGAGGGCTAATACATTTATCACGTTGCCGATTCTGTACTTGAGTGAATTCGCATTACTAATACTGAACATTCAAGTCAAAAACTATCATTCTACTCCGACCTTGGATATAATTAATAGGGCAGTTTTACTAGCATACTTCCCTATACTATTAACTGCATACAAAAAACTATTATCTAAGTAAGTTGTCGACACTCACACATtttatacatatatatatatatactcaTAAATATTTGGATAGTTCATCAGCCACTTCACTTGCAAAAGCGTCAGCTTCGCTATTGTCCTTCATAGACTTGTATTTTGATCTCGCACTTTGTAGATTCGTGATTATTTGCTCGAGTGGCATATCTCTAGGTGTCTCTTCTTTCGTCGTGGTTATCGGTTGAAGCTCACAATTCAACCAGCCATGCGTGTCTATGATTTCCTGTATTCTATAAAGTCCCAATTTCTCCCCATATTCATTATGATTAATAGTTGGTTTTGACCTAGTCCAATTTATAAATTCGACAATGTTCGTGAAAACATTGCTCCATATTTCATTCAGTTCGTCTATTTCATCTTGTGGTACTTCTTCATTAACATTGACTAGCACAATGAATGTATTTTCATGGACGGCCCCCTTGAATAGGTTCAGAAGCTCCTGCGGTTTTATTAATCTGTTGTCCAGTATTATGATTATTCCTGCCACAACATTCCTAAGTGGCTCACATTCTGGCATGATAAATTCTTCTATCCATTCCGGTAGgtctttgaagaaatctatGTAAAGGTCAACGCACGTCCTGTAGTATTTATTCCCCCAAGTTTGATCCTTTACAATGCTGGCACTAGTGGTATTACAATGGAATAAGTCTTTCAAAAGCTGCGTTTTGAAGGAGTCGTGTGAGTGGTGTGACAGCACCAGTATTTTGTTCTGTGGATAGTGATGCTCTTCCATTACAGGCTGGGTATTTCTTATTATACTATCTACCTTAGTGTCTTTTACCTTTCTCTTCTCGATGGTCCctgcatttttcttggctttCAAAATTGCGATACGAATGAGTAAACTTAAAATGTCATAAAACGTACACATATACATacacatacatacatacaaaTAGAATGGCTTAGTTTTCTGGTGATTCAGCGTAGTATTGCAAATAAGCAGCCATGGTCTTCATACCACCAACAAAATTGGAAAtatccaatttttcattgattgaGTGGGCACCATCATCACCTCTCCCCATTGGCAACAATAAAACACTAGTTTTCAAAGCGTCTTGAAACGTCAAAGTGATTGGAATCGAACCACCTTCTCTGGTGAAATCAGGATCAACACCATAGACTAATTTGGTGGCCTTTTTGGCTGCAGTAAATTGAGCATTGCATGGATCAGAAACCCAATAAGCACCGTCATGAATCAATTCGGTCTTACACTTGTTTGGAGAATTCAACGACTTGAATTTGGCATCACAATGCTTTTGAACCAAAGAGGTCAATTTCTCAGAGTCCATGTCGGGAACTGTTCTGATGGAAAACTTACCGTAGACTTTGGCTGGAATAACTGTCTTTGCACCTTGGGCGGAAAAGGCACCTTCCACACCATGGATCGACAATGAAGGGTACCTCCATCTATGCATCAAAAtatcttccttcttctcGTACAAACTTGTTTCGGAACCAGTTGCGGCGTTCAATTCTTCTACACTGAATTCGATATCCTTGTACAGGGCCTTCTCCTTCTCGGTTAAGGGAGCAACCATTTCGTCGATACCATCAACCAAAATTTTGCCCCTGGAGTCTACAAGAGAACCCAGAACCTGCATCAGATCGATCATTGGTTCAGCAACAACACCACCGAAAATACCAGAGTGTAAATCAGCACCTGGACCGTCGACAATAGTTTGGTAGTAGTTGCAACCTCTTAGACCGTAAGTCAAAACAGGCTTTTTAGTGCCTAACCAATAATTATCAGAAATGCAAACAGCGTCCacatttttgaagtaaCCGTTGGCCTCTTTTTCGATCAGTTTATCTAACTTTAAAGAACCACTTTCTTCCATACCCTCGAAACATGTGACCAAGTTAACAGGAAATTCCTGCCCGGATGCCTTGAATGCGTCCACAACGTTAATCCAAGACAGCAGCGGACCCGTGTCGTCAGTGACGCCTCTACCCTTCATAATACCTTTAGCCTCATCAATGATCAGCTTGAAAGGCTCGGTATCCCAACCGTCCTCCAATTGGGCAGGCTGAACGTCATAATGGCCATATACCAAGACGGTCTTTTTTGAAGGGTCGCTACCAAACCTAGATAAGATCACAGGTGGCAGAGACAAGTTAGGTGTAGAGATTGGTGGAGGCTGAACGCCCAAGTCCACCATCTTAATGTCATGAAACCCCGATTGGGACAATTGCTCGGAGATAAATTTAGCCTTGTCAAAAACCTTAGGCCTTAGTGATTCGTCAGAGGAAACAGCGGGGATTTGAATAGCCTTGGTCAACCTGCTGAAGAATTGAGGCTTCAAGGCGTCGatcttttggaaaactGAAGTGAGCGAGTGAGACATGCTTGCGAATAATGCTCTGGAGCAAGTGAGCTAACGATGGAAAAAGGTTGTTTAGTTATcgataagaagaaagggTTACTGTTATACtgtaacttttttttgacacATTATTTCCAAGCCGTTTCGAATGACGAATATAAGGGATTTTGGTAAAATAGAAAGTGAGTAGCATTGGCCAATTAAGAAGATTACGAATAGTCGtgtttgaaaagaatcaCTTGGCTGTAATAGTCAGGGGAGTTGCTTGCAGAGTATACCTTGGGCTTGACAATATCTCGAGGATGCCCAATTGATTCCTTGGTTTTTGTTTAACGTTCGGAAGGATACTTGACGTAGTAATTCAAGGATCACGAACTGGTCTTGTCAGCAGGGCCATTATACTGGGATCGCCCTTTCTTTTAACATGTTACACTTGACCGTAATGCTTGCTTTCCAAAGTTCTTGTGGTGGAAGGAGGTAGAATCCATTCGCTTTATCAAGCTGTTTTTTCAATCGACtataattgaaaaaccaAGTACTATTATAAGCAAGGATACTGTAGAAGCAAGGCAACAAGGATAACACACGACATGGCCAATCAGGTACGTTCAACAGAGTTCTGTTTTCAAGCTCAATAATCATCTTTTATTAACACTCTCCCCTCATATTCCGAAGAACTCTGATCTTTATAAGCAAATCACTGCAGGCAGTGTTGCTGCTGTGTTCCAAACAACAATGACATATCCCTTTGAGTACTTGAAGACCGGCTTACAACTGCAGCCCAAGGGTACCGCTTTTGAGATTATTTTGCCCCAGACCAAGTCTTATTTCGTGGGGTGCTCCGCTCTGAACCTGGCAGCATTTGGTAAGACCATATTAAGGTTCATAACTTTTGACAAGCTATGCCACTCTCTGAATAACAACGTTGACAACAATGATAACTTCCAGAGACTGACGGGTCCGAACCTGCTGGTTGCCGGTACATTGACAGGTATAGCGGAGagtttatttattattccttttgaaaacatAAAGACCACTATGATTCAATCAGCAATGGTCGATTATGAAAAGTTGGAGAAGGCCCAGCCCCAAACTGGCGTAAAGCCCACTTTCCATAAACCGACCATCAAGGCAGCCCATGTGGGTCGTGTGGAAAAGCTGTTTCCCACAGTGAAACACATGTATAGAACAAGAGGCCTTTCAGCGTTCGTCCAGGGAACAACCCCCACTATATTCAGGCAAATAGCTAATACTTCTATTCAATTTACTGCGTACACAGCATTCAAACGGCTTCTACAAGGAAGAAACGATAATACGTCGTTCGCAATAACGGGGCTAGCCACGTCCTTTACACTTGTGGCAATGACTCAACCCATTGATGTCGTAAAGACAAGAATGATGAGTCAGAATGCCAAGACCGAATACAAGAATACATTAAACTGTATGTATAGAATATTTGTCCAAGAGGGCATGGCCACGTTCTGGAGAGGCTCCATTTTCAGATTTATGAAAGTTGGTATCTCTGGAGGGTTAACGTTCGCTGTTTATGAACAAGTCAGTTTGTTACTTGGCTTCTCCTCTAGGTCTTGATACTGTACGGACCCCCTTTGTACATATAAGCCCCCCCTATATGATTATTCTTTTAACTGTATTCCTTAAAATAAGTAAGTTTCAAGCCTCGATTGGAGTTCCAAGGGAAGCAATTCGTGTACGAGCTCGAACATATCATCGACATCTTGAATAATTCCCATATCAATGAACGAATCTACAAGATCTTGCTTTTGCAATGTGCCAAttctttgtttcaaaaagtCCATGATGTTCAAAGACTCTTCCTGTAAGGTGGACCACGTTTGCTTTGGTAATATtatgtcattttcattcaaaaattgccTTGTTAAATGCTTCAAGTCCATTGTTTGTAGCGGTTTTACAGAGGCATGCCTGACCACAGGAACATTTGAATGTACAGGGTCGTTTTCCATAGCATGCAAGTCCTCGTCATTGACATTCACTAAtgaatattcttcttcttcttcttcttcttcttctcctgTGTCCGCCAATGAGGGATCAGACAGTTGTTCTTCTCGTTGCGTTGTGACAATTGGCTCGGGTCCATATATCGATGACTCATCGGTCTCATTCCTTTCACGACTTGGTGATGCGTCCAAAACCTCCATGGAGATATCGTTAGCACTCTCTGAAGGTTGTACTATAGATTTGCCCTCTTCTTCGGCCATTGGAGCATCTTGTATAACGATGGGGTCGACTTTCCTGCTTTTCATGCCTTTATCTCTCTCTTGCAATTGTGCAAAAACGGTCTGTGATAATGAAGTGTAACCAGACTTTGTTTCATCGTTAATCGTACTATCTGTAGTTTTGCCACCACTATCCTGAAGAAAGTCATCTTCCTCTATTCGGTTCTCCTCGTACGTTAGTTCATCGATCAGGTTCCGTGCTCGAGTCTCGTTAGCATTTGTATCGTCACCTTGCGATTTGCGTGCTAGTACCTGACTTAAATCATGCAAAAAACTTCGTACTTCGCTAGGGTCTTTATTGAGAATATCATGAGACTTGACAGATGTAGATAACAGCTTTCTATAACCTGGCGTGCTCCTGATCAGTATCTCGTCCTTTAGGCGCTGCTCTTCAAGGGCTCTCTCTCGGAAAGGGGTTCTGATCTCTGACACTTCTGCATCTTCGCTTTCTCCAGCGGTCTTCCTTGGGGTGCTCATTACTTTCTTTCTGTTTGGTTACCAAACGTCTTATTTGCCATGAGTGAGTACGCGTGGTTTAATGATCTTATTTAAAATATGTAAATacaaaaacaagaacaaatcAGCTAGCATTTTAATGGGCGagtttcaatgaaaaatcgATTACGGATGTGCCTTGATGAATACTGCTAGTGCTGTAAATGTCAATGTCATCGCACAAATATTCTTCCAGATTGTCCAACTTCAAGCCACCACTGCACTCCAAGAGGAAATGCTTTTTTCCGTTCCATTTGGTCCTCAAACTTTGAGCACACTTTTTCAGACCATCCCCTTGGAAGTTATCCAACATGATGACATCTGCACCAGCCTCAATGGCCTCCGTGGCTTCATCCTCACTCAAACACTCCACTTCAATCTTCACAGCAAACCCACATACAGACCTGGCATTCTTCACTGCTTTTGTGATAGAACCAGTGGCCCAAATGTGGTTATCCTTGAGCATGACCATAGAGGAAAGGTCGTACCTGTGAGTGTCGCATCCACCTACAAGCATGGAATACTTTTCCAATCTACGTAATCCCGGTGTAGTCTTTCTTGTCCCCGCAATAATTCCCTTATAACCGGTGGAGCGTGCCAAACTAACGATCTTATGTGAGGCTGTGGCGATCCCACTACTTCTACTGAGGACATTCAAGGCAGTCCTTTCAGCTAATAGGAGGTTTTTGGCAGGTCCAGTAACCGTGGCAACAACAAGCTTGCCGGAGTCATTCTTCGAAGGTTCCAAGAAAGAACCCTCCTTGAACGACCACTCAACTTGCAATTCGCATTGATTAAAGACTTCCTGGGCAAAGGGAACGCCACATAGGATACCATCTTGCTTACAGTACAAATTGGCCTCCTTCAAATCGGAACCAACAACGAAACcaccaaaatcaaaagaggGAACGTCTTCACTGAGCCAATTGGTGACGTCTTGTCTCCATGCTCCATTAACTGGCAATAAGTGTTCATAGACaggcatttttttccgGTGCGTTCTTTCTCAatctttcctcttttgttGGGATTCAAGTGGTGTCTTTAATTTTCGAATTTATGGCCTAAAATACTTAAAACTGCGGTAGAAAGCATACAAAACAAGAGCTATCCAATCAGCTGGCGTCAACACCAAATGCAAATAGAGTGGAGCGCAATACCACTCTGTTGGCGACCAAGGttatatatttttacatAATGGGCTCATGTCCTGCGGTCTTTACTGCTGCGCACCTGAGTCCACAAGCAGCTGCGACACAGGACCCAGcatattcttgaaatcgTAGCGACAATCAGCAAGAAGTCTCTCTGTTGTTTCAAAAGTCTATAAAGCAGTGGCTAAAACCCCGGCAGATGATGAGTTGAATGTTAATGTGTTTATAAGAATTGGGTACGAAGACGAAGCTATTGCTATTCAATAGTTGATGTCCCAAATTTTTGAGCTGTCATTGCAACTATATTACTAACCGTCGATACTAGCAAATTAAAAAAACAGTTAGAGTCGACACATCAAACTTCTCGAAGAGCTCCTGCTCACAGATGTATTCCCCGTGCTATAGACTACTTCGGAAGAGCAGCGAAGTTAGATGTGGTCTATGGGGTCTGAATTCCCTCTTTAAAATTGAACCATGCGCCCGAAAAAGGAAtaaaaagatgaaagagTTTCCTGGCTTGCGcaaaaaacttttcaagtGCCTGCCCACTTGTCTTGGTGCATCTACgatattgaaagaaataactGTCTCTTAATTATTAATTATTAATACTCTTAACTTGTTTTTTCACATTGGGACTACTAGAGAAAAAGCGACAACTTGCAATAAATGTGGCTGGAAAAAcctacaagaaaaaaaaaagtccaCTTAGAAACAAGATTATTTCGATTGAAGAGTCGGATGCTGATTTACATATGAATTAAAGTAAAGGGGACTCATTCAAGATATTAGTATGAGTTATAAGGCTAATCAACCATCTCCTGGGGAGATGCCTAAAAGGTCACCTTCTATCCTGGTGACAGATGCAAGAACATcgaagaagaggatgagTGCACCTTTTGCCGGCCATGCTGCTGGCAGCAGAAAGACCATGGAGAACAAAGACCTTGCGAGGTCTCAAGGCGCTCGCTCTTCCAATATCGGGCCTTCTCCACTGCTGAATCAACCTCATCCGAGAAGGCGATCGTCTGGTAGGTTTAGCGATATTTCCATTGATAACATCCTCTCTGATAATTCAGGTATTCCCTCCGCCAGAAGGGAGGAAAGACTCTCCAGCTCCTCAAGCGATAGGCCCCGTCATTATGAGCGTTTGAATTCCCATAGAAAAATGATCAATCCCTTACCTCCAAGAACATCGAAGACGTCACAAAAGTTGGTTTTAATAcctgaagatgatgacCTGAACCACTTTAAAACAATGCCAACAAAAGCATTGGATAGACAGAGGCCGAAGGTCGGTTCCATGAGAACGAACTCTTTTGATAGGCTACCTCGGCACTCGAGAGAGAAATCTATGGCAAGAATCACCGCATATAACGTTGCGGACGGATTTAATCTGAATCATTTGTACAAATTCCTGCAGGATACTCACGAGGTCTCACCAAGATTATATGATGAATGTTTATATGTGGCGTACACCTTACCACTACTGCCAGGTAAAGGCGGTTTCAgaataaaatcaaacatATCGAAGAAAACAGTGGGTGGTAAGACATTAATCGATAATTTAATAGACACAAGTGAACAAAGAGATCACCATTATGAATACTATTCGGGAGTCGAGACCGTAGAAGACGCGAATAATAATTATGAGTTAGAAACCAACGGAGGTAACAATACCACGAATCAAGACACCACGATAGTCCCTGACCATTTGCCCAATCCAGTTGGCCAACAGGACTCTTTCAATCCTATGGAGCCACAATTTTTTGCAGAAGAGACTCCATCAGAAATAGAGAATCGAGAAAGAACTGAAAGAATCAAcatgttgaaaaaagaggagAATGACGCCGATGGTAATGATAAAGGTGGTAACAACGATGATAGTGAGATTGAAACTTGTGCGGCTGAAGATGTAGACCAGTATGCACCATCGTCTCGCTCATCAGCGTCATCGGCATCATCGGCATCCACGCCATCGCCTCCATCTTCATCACGGAAGGGTTTCAATCGCGCATACGAAATGCGTAAGGACAACGAACATGAAGGCAATGATAGACATGCagaaattttcatctttcaCTATGGCGTTATCGTCTTTTGGAACTTCACTGAAattcaagagaagaatataCTTGGTGATATAACATTTGCGGACTATAGGAACTTAACGATTCGACCATTGGATGAACAAGATATCGAAACTGAACAGTTTCATTTCGAATATGACAGGGATACCGAGAGGCCGagaattttcaatgatATTGTCACATTGCGTTCAGGAGACCATATTATCGAATTGACATTATCACATGCTATCGCACagtcttcaaaattatcGAGATTCGAATCCAGAATTTCACCAATCTTGATATCGGTTACCAAATTACCAAAAAGATTGGCACTGTACGGTACCCTCGGGTTAAAAAGGGAAcagcttttgaaaaaatcaggGAAGCTTTTCAAGTTAAGAGTGGATGTGAACCTTTCATCCACCATATTGGATACAcctgaatttttttggtcgTTCGAACCAAGTTTGCATCCACTTTACGTGGCAATGAGGGAGTATTTGGAAATCGATCAAAGAGTACAGGTATTAAATGATCGTTGTAAAGTTTTTTTGGAGTTCTTTGACATCTGCGTCGATTCCGTCGCTGAAAGAAACATGGCTCGCGTTACATGGTGGTTTATCCTTGTCATTTTATTTGGAGTCATATTTTCATTAACAGAAATTTGCGTGCGCTATGTAATTATACATCGTCATACCACTACATAGATATTCATACACACCGGCAGATAGCATTGAACCAGTTAATAgtattttattattgacGTCCTGAGCAATACTGATTTCACCACTGATATAATTCTTGGTCACGTGCAAATTAAGGCGTTTGTTTGATTGGTTCCCTCCACCATAGGAATTGAAAGTACAATAATATGATTAACAACTCAGATATCCAAACGCTTCCCTCGtatcaacaaaaataaaagaaaagaagtgTGAAGAATAAACTTTCAGCCAAATTGCAGTGTTTCGGTAATCcttaaagttttttttcactttcagCCACATTGAACTCTTTAAAGCAAACCATTAAGGAATACTTCCCCAGGTTTTTAACCGATagcaaaagcaaaataGAAGCACAAGATAAAAAGGAGATGATCGCTACACCTATAAGATTAGCGAAGAGTGCGTATGAACCGATGATCAAATTTGTCGGTACAAGACATCCCTTCGTGAAACACGCTTCTGAAGTCATTGTTCATCCATGCGCCACCAACGGTGTGCTACCTGGCAGCAGGGAGTGTATACCAGCTGGCGTATTCATGGAAAACTATAAACCATTCCGCGTAGTGCCAATAAAACATGGTGCTAAGATTGGTCACAGCGCTTCGAAGACCTCCCCGTTTGTGAACAGGCCATTGGGTAAAGATGAGCTTAGCTCCATTTTCGAACTGCCTGCCAGGTTCCAGTATAAGCCCATTAATGAGAAGGAACTGGAAAGCATAAATAGCGGTGGAGCATGGTGAAAGATAGAGGCAGTaatattttaatttttttggttagTTTATGGTTTCTTTACACATACTGTTATATCTATGTAAATACGTAGGTACGTAAAAGGAGAAAGAGTGGTGATATtatgaattggaaaaaaatgagttTTTGATGAAGGCACTGGCGAGCactctcaaaatttttgagtACCGTAGCCCTTAATATCCTTGGCAAAGTCCCATTTCATGTTTTCGActtgtaaatttttcttgaaagtcAGACCTGTCTCCTTGTCAATTATAGCTAACGAGAAGCTTCTCGAAGAACGTGCGTCTCTATAATAAAGAACTCTCATCGCGTTGACCATGGCTTCTTCAGCGGTTTGCACGGTGGTCTTCGGGATATCAGATTCTCGGTCTACAACTTTTCTTAACAGTGGATTTGCCATGTGTGCCCCGAACCCCGTGGCCAAAGTAGGGGAAGAATATGTAACACCTAGTAGGTTAACATATCTTAGGAATTGCTCACCATTAGATTGTACACCGGCGACAATAATGGCATTCCAAAGTGGGTTCATTTTTGATCTTCGCTGATACATTACAGTAGCTAAGTATTCGAAGACATAGCTGGGTTCAAGTGCCTCTTCGGTGTCTGCTAAAGGATTGTCGTATGCATTTTCAGTGACTAAATCTTCCAACAGCTTTTCAATGTGTTGCATATCAGAGATATCGCCGGAGATACCCACAACAGTGTTCTCCCCCACGGGAATAAGCCTTTCCACGCCACTGAACCTTAAAAGAGACCCATAAGAACCTAGATTGTCTGCTGCAATAATAACTCCATTGTTGTACTTCATCGATATGACGGAAGTACCTGTTACTATCGGTTGTTGAGTGTTAGCTATGGGAGAGGCGCCTGCGTTGGCAATTTGTGTATTGTAAGCACCATAAGTGGAATCTGCGGGCCTACCCCAACTAAAAGGATCGTGATTCATAGTGTCGGTtgtgttgttgttgataaagGTCGGTGGCTTAGGCTACTTTCCCCCTTCCTCTACTGGTGACACTCCATTGAATATTCTTGTATTTAAGGTggcaaattcaaaatgtAAGAAGCTAGGAAATCTTAGGCTAAAAGGAAGAACGGGTAACACTGAATCTacgataataataaaatgagaaaataaaagtagCACATCCTCCACGTAAGAAGAAATATCTCAATAATTTATATTTATTCAATCGTGTATATAAGGTGGGTTTTTATATGTGAAGGCAATGTACTATTGGACAAGGTATTCGTCCGACTTCAAAGAGGCAATGACGTCGTAAGGCATCTCTTGGTCGTGGTCAGTAGCCATGACGACAGAATCGATGGCCATGCCGGTGAAGCTCCTTGCAGACTTTTCTCTGTTAGATTCTTGGAAGGAAACGGTCATTGGGTACAGGGCATCCTCGAATGGAGCTTCAATGGTGAAGGCCAGAGCACCTGAGTCGTTGGCGCCGATTCTGTTGACCTTGACAGAAGTTCCTGTTTCTTGATCCATGTTGATGACTTCGGCGTCAGGGCATGTGGAAGACTCTGTATTTATCTCGACTGGTTCTTGAGGGAACACAGGAACCGTAAAGATCACATCAGTAAGCTCCGTTTCCAAGACGTTCTCGTATTCGATGATGACATCGAAGCCCTGCTGAGATTCGGAGGGCGAAAGCCAAGTGGTAAGAGTTAATGGAACCAATGAGTCGTCTTCTGCGGGAGCAATCTTACGCCATCTGAGAACACCCAGGCTTTGGTCGTTGGCCGGGAAGGCCTTGGATTTGTCACGTAGGGAAATCAGTTTACTGGATAGGAACGACTGTTTGTCTATGTTAGGATGGGTCTTAAATTGGAAGGATCTATCACGAACGTCGATAGATTCGGCCAGTTTTAGATTCGAGTGGGACAAGTCATGGTCATTAATTCTTAATTCCAAGACACCTTTCAATTCTGAGGAATGAATGGTACCGTCTCTGGAGAACTCCGCGCTTATTACTTCCTTGATGGAAATCAAGATACCATTGTTCTCTGGAACGTCCTCCTCTGGGGAAGGAGGTGTGACAGAAGAGGCGGAAGAAACTGCACTTGGGCGTAACGCGGCACCGGATCTCCTTCCTGCACTGCCGCCTAACTTCATACCGCCAATGGAGGAAGGTCCTGCGCGGTGGGGTGCAACCACTGGAGAGGCCACTGGGGCCGTTTCAGCAGCAGCGGAATGGGCGCTTTGTAAATAGGATTGTTGTGCTGCCGGAGAAGCGTGGGAATAGTAGCTGTTGATGGCGTTTGTGACGTTTGGATCCTTGCTGGCCATAAACCTGCTGGCACCATCGTAATCGCCGTTTGAGGACGTAAATCCGTGTTTTCTTTCGTGCTCTTTTCTCGCAATCTCCTTAGCACGACGCTTCCTTTCTTCAGTAGCCTCGATCTCTTTATTACGCTCGATGATTTCTTGGATCCTTTCTTCGTGCGACTCCATAGACAAATAGGTTTGCACCTGGGTGAAAGATAGGTTCTCCTTGTATCCACCCATCGACACGATTTCGTCGAACGAGGACAAAATCTCAAAGGCA
Protein-coding sequences here:
- the KEG1 gene encoding Keg1p (similar to Saccharomyces cerevisiae KEG1 (YFR042W); ancestral locus Anc_3.549) produces the protein MGSIRLVHKLYQYYQLSTSFLYAALLARWLILMPLVGSRFLPGGIHEFLIYLVLCSSVVETLWLLKFYGFRNGLYSRTFLKDLNFIYLVRVIHFYDDYEHALVLKNASYSSFIICLSLSQAYCHWCKLFKRKGVKERTLVWRANTFITLPILYLSEFALLILNIQVKNYHSTPTLDIINRAVLLAYFPILLTAYKKLLSK
- the IRC6 gene encoding Irc6p (similar to Saccharomyces cerevisiae IRC6 (YFR043C); ancestral locus Anc_3.550); translated protein: MYMCTFYDILSLLIRIAILKAKKNAGTIEKRKVKDTKVDSIIRNTQPVMEEHHYPQNKILVLSHHSHDSFKTQLLKDLFHCNTTSASIVKDQTWGNKYYRTCVDLYIDFFKDLPEWIEEFIMPECEPLRNVVAGIIIILDNRLIKPQELLNLFKGAVHENTFIVLVNVNEEVPQDEIDELNEIWSNVFTNIVEFINWTRSKPTINHNEYGEKLGLYRIQEIIDTHGWLNCELQPITTTKEETPRDMPLEQIITNLQSARSKYKSMKDNSEADAFASEVADELSKYL
- the DUG1 gene encoding metallodipeptidase (similar to Saccharomyces cerevisiae DUG1 (YFR044C); ancestral locus Anc_3.555), yielding MSHSLTSVFQKIDALKPQFFSRLTKAIQIPAVSSDESLRPKVFDKAKFISEQLSQSGFHDIKMVDLGVQPPPISTPNLSLPPVILSRFGSDPSKKTVLVYGHYDVQPAQLEDGWDTEPFKLIIDEAKGIMKGRGVTDDTGPLLSWINVVDAFKASGQEFPVNLVTCFEGMEESGSLKLDKLIEKEANGYFKNVDAVCISDNYWLGTKKPVLTYGLRGCNYYQTIVDGPGADLHSGIFGGVVAEPMIDLMQVLGSLVDSRGKILVDGIDEMVAPLTEKEKALYKDIEFSVEELNAATGSETSLYEKKEDILMHRWRYPSLSIHGVEGAFSAQGAKTVIPAKVYGKFSIRTVPDMDSEKLTSLVQKHCDAKFKSLNSPNKCKTELIHDGAYWVSDPCNAQFTAAKKATKLVYGVDPDFTREGGSIPITLTFQDALKTSVLLLPMGRGDDGAHSINEKLDISNFVGGMKTMAAYLQYYAESPEN
- the MRX20 gene encoding Mrx20p (similar to Saccharomyces cerevisiae YFR045W; ancestral locus Anc_3.556); the encoded protein is MTYPFEYLKTGLQLQPKGTAFEIILPQTKSYFVGCSALNLAAFGKTILRFITFDKLCHSLNNNVDNNDNFQRLTGPNLLVAGTLTGIAESLFIIPFENIKTTMIQSAMVDYEKLEKAQPQTGVKPTFHKPTIKAAHVGRVEKLFPTVKHMYRTRGLSAFVQGTTPTIFRQIANTSIQFTAYTAFKRLLQGRNDNTSFAITGLATSFTLVAMTQPIDVVKTRMMSQNAKTEYKNTLNCMYRIFVQEGMATFWRGSIFRFMKVGISGGLTFAVYEQVSLLLGFSSRS
- the CNN1 gene encoding centromere-binding protein CNN1 (similar to Saccharomyces cerevisiae CNN1 (YFR046C); ancestral locus Anc_3.559), whose product is MSTPRKTAGESEDAEVSEIRTPFRERALEEQRLKDEILIRSTPGYRKLLSTSVKSHDILNKDPSEVRSFLHDLSQVLARKSQGDDTNANETRARNLIDELTYEENRIEEDDFLQDSGGKTTDSTINDETKSGYTSLSQTVFAQLQERDKGMKSRKVDPIVIQDAPMAEEEGKSIVQPSESANDISMEVLDASPSRERNETDESSIYGPEPIVTTQREEQLSDPSLADTGEEEEEEEEEYSLVNVNDEDLHAMENDPVHSNVPVVRHASVKPLQTMDLKHLTRQFLNENDIILPKQTWSTLQEESLNIMDFLKQRIGTLQKQDLVDSFIDMGIIQDVDDMFELVHELLPLELQSRLETYLF
- the BNA6 gene encoding nicotinate-nucleotide diphosphorylase (carboxylating) (similar to Saccharomyces cerevisiae BNA6 (YFR047C); ancestral locus Anc_3.563), with the translated sequence MPVYEHLLPVNGAWRQDVTNWLSEDVPSFDFGGFVVGSDLKEANLYCKQDGILCGVPFAQEVFNQCELQVEWSFKEGSFLEPSKNDSGKLVVATVTGPAKNLLLAERTALNVLSRSSGIATASHKIVSLARSTGYKGIIAGTRKTTPGLRRLEKYSMLVGGCDTHRYDLSSMVMLKDNHIWATGSITKAVKNARSVCGFAVKIEVECLSEDEATEAIEAGADVIMLDNFQGDGLKKCAQSLRTKWNGKKHFLLECSGGLKLDNLEEYLCDDIDIYSTSSIHQGTSVIDFSLKLAH